The segment TAGATTGACTAAAATTTAAAAATACAAACTAAATAGAAAAATATTTAAATAGATTAATGTATTATAGTTTTGATAATTTAAAGAAAACAAAAATAATAAATTTTAAACGAAAAGGAGGTAGATAAGCTATGGCCATAATAAGAGATAGAAAAGACAAACTAGCTCTACGACCAACAGAAAAAAAAGAAGAAATCATACAACGAAGACCAGCGGAACTCTGGTCAGAAATAGATCGGTTATTCGATAGATTTAGATCAAACTTCGACGAACTATTCTGGGGACCATCTAGTACCATGATCAGCCCATTCAGCGATATTCGAACACCCACTATGGATGTCGCAGACCTAGGAAATCGATATGAGATGACACTGGAAATACCTGGTATCCCAAAAGACAACATAGACATACAAGTCACACCAAATGCTGTTGAAATCTCAGCAAAACAGGAAACCAGCGAGGAAGAAAAACACAAAAACTGGCTCAGACGAGAACGCAGCAGCACCAGTTTTTACAGATACCTAGAATTACCAGAGGAGCTGAAAACAGACAGTGTCGAAGCTGAAATGAAAGACGGACTACTGACCCTTAAACTACCGAAAGTTGAACCAAAACCAGAATACAGAGCAACAAAAGTAAAAATCAAATGAAGGAGATTAAAAAATCTGATACCTAAACGATGAATGACCTTTCTCTCCTATTATAGAGGGGGAGGTCATTCTATAATTTTTAAAAATAAAAAGGAGGTAGATAAGATATGATGGGTGGTCAACAACCTGTAATAATATTGAAAGAAGGAACAACCCGTGAAAAAGGTAGAGGAGCACAAACCAACAACATAATGGCAGCAAGAGCAATATCAGACGCAGTGAAGTCAACACTGGGTCCAAAAGGTATGGACAAGATGCTCGTTGACTCAATGGGGGATGTAGTAATCACAAACGATGGTGCTACAATCCTAAAAGAGATCGATGTTGAGCATCCTGCTGCAAAGATGATTGTTGAGGTTGCAAAAGCACA is part of the Candidatus Thermoplasmatota archaeon genome and harbors:
- a CDS encoding Hsp20/alpha crystallin family protein; amino-acid sequence: MAIIRDRKDKLALRPTEKKEEIIQRRPAELWSEIDRLFDRFRSNFDELFWGPSSTMISPFSDIRTPTMDVADLGNRYEMTLEIPGIPKDNIDIQVTPNAVEISAKQETSEEEKHKNWLRRERSSTSFYRYLELPEELKTDSVEAEMKDGLLTLKLPKVEPKPEYRATKVKIK